One Anaerolineales bacterium genomic region harbors:
- a CDS encoding peptide ABC transporter substrate-binding protein: MAAPPANISDLIEVKDLVKYFPVRGGIMQHVVAWVQAVDKISFNIRQGETLGLVGESGCGKTTVGRTMLRLIEPTSGSVLFEGVDVSKLKGADLKMMRRNMQIIFQDPYASLDPRMPIGESIAEGLKIHNIGTSRQRLEMVVEMLNKVGMEDYHARRFPHEFSGGQRQRIGIARALALRPKFIVADEPVSALDVSIQSQVLNLLKDLQREFNLTYLFIAHNLSVVEHISDRVAVMYLGKMVELTTREDLFRQPLHPYTQALMSAIPIPDPELKRERIILQGDVPSPLNPPSGCRFHPRCPVVMDQCSREEPPFHEASFDHMAACWKLE; this comes from the coding sequence CTGGCTGCACCCCCTGCTAATATATCTGACTTGATCGAAGTCAAGGACCTGGTTAAATACTTCCCAGTGCGTGGGGGAATCATGCAGCATGTGGTGGCCTGGGTACAGGCTGTGGATAAGATCAGTTTTAACATCCGCCAGGGTGAGACCCTTGGCCTGGTGGGTGAATCGGGTTGTGGCAAGACCACCGTCGGGCGCACCATGCTGCGCCTGATCGAGCCTACCAGCGGTTCAGTGCTCTTTGAGGGCGTGGATGTATCTAAGCTCAAAGGCGCTGATTTAAAAATGATGCGCCGCAATATGCAGATCATCTTCCAGGACCCATATGCCTCCCTGGACCCGCGCATGCCGATCGGTGAATCGATCGCCGAGGGGTTGAAAATCCATAATATCGGCACCTCCCGCCAGCGACTTGAGATGGTGGTTGAGATGCTGAACAAGGTTGGCATGGAAGATTACCACGCCCGGCGCTTCCCGCACGAATTTTCAGGTGGCCAGCGCCAGCGCATCGGGATTGCACGCGCTCTAGCATTGCGCCCCAAGTTCATCGTGGCCGATGAACCAGTCTCTGCCCTGGATGTTTCCATCCAATCCCAGGTGCTCAACCTGCTTAAGGATCTGCAGCGTGAATTCAACCTTACCTATCTGTTCATTGCCCATAATCTAAGTGTGGTTGAGCACATCTCCGACCGGGTGGCAGTGATGTACCTGGGCAAGATGGTCGAGCTGACCACACGTGAAGACCTGTTCCGGCAGCCGCTTCATCCCTATACCCAGGCATTGATGTCTGCCATTCCCATTCCGGACCCTGAGTTGAAACGTGAACGCATCATCCTGCAGGGTGATGTCCCCAGCCCCTTGAATCCCCCCAGTGGTTGCCGCTTCCACCCCCGCTGCCCGGTCGTGATGGATCAGTGCAGCCGCGAGGAACCACCCTTTCATGAAGCCAGCTTTGACCACATGGCAGCCTGCTGGAAGCTGGAGTAA